Proteins encoded together in one Phyllostomus discolor isolate MPI-MPIP mPhyDis1 chromosome 6, mPhyDis1.pri.v3, whole genome shotgun sequence window:
- the LOC114500598 gene encoding nucleophosmin-like, which translates to MEGSMDVVMSPLRHQNYLFGCELQADKDYHFKVDNDENEHQLCLQTVSLGADAKDELHIVEVEAMNYEGNSIKITLATLKMSVQPTVSLGGFEVTPPVVLRLKCGSGPVHISGQHLVATEEDAESEEEEEEDVKLLSVSEKRSAPASGSKVPQV; encoded by the exons ATGGAAGGTTCTATGGACGTCGTCATGAGCCCTCTGAGGCACCAGAACTATCTTTTCG gTTGTGAACTCCAGGCTGATAAAGATTATCACTTTAAGGTGGATAATGATGAAAATGAGCACCAATTATGTTTACAAACG GTCAGTTTAGGGGCTGATGCAAAGGATGAATTGCACATTGTTGAAGTAGAGGCAATGAATTATGAAggcaattcaattaaaataacacTGGCAACTTTGAAAATGTCTGTACAACCAACG GTTTCCCTTGGCGGCTTTGAAGTAACACCACCTGTGGTCTTACGTTTGAAGTGTGGTTCAGGGCCTGTGCATATTAGTGGACAGCACTTAGTAG CTACGGAGGAAGATGCAGagtcagaagaggaagaggaggaggatgtgAAACTCTTAAGTGTGTCTGAGAAGCGTTCTGCCCCTGCAAGTGGTAGCAAGGTTCCACAGGTATAG